The Oceanisphaera avium genome includes a region encoding these proteins:
- the rep gene encoding DNA helicase Rep, with translation MKLNPAQDQAVHFISGPCLVLAGAGSGKTRVITNKIAYLVRKCDYKARNIAAVTFTNKAAREMKERVLQTLTKAEARGLMVSTFHSLGLDIIRREHKTLSLKAGFSLFDDQDQLALLKDLTDQELEGDKESLSRLVSTISNWKNDLVLPARAARIARDPEQVLFAQMYERYQRQMKAYNALDFDDLILMPTLLLKTNEQVRQFWQNKIRYLLVDEYQDTNASQYELVKLIAGERARFTVVGDDDQSIYSWRGARPQNLVLLKEDYPQLKVIMLEQNYRSRGQILQCANILIANNPHVFEKKLFSEMKYAAPVRVLFAKNEDHEAERVVAEIMGHKFMNGAKFGEYAILYRGNHQSRLLEKQLMTNRIPYKISGGTSFFSRSEIKDIMAYLRLLVNPDDDNAFLRVVNTPRREIGPTTLEKLGNYANQRGKSLFAASFELGLEQTLEGRGLMALRGFTQWLVRRGEQAERGAAQDAVRDMIKDIHYEQWLYESSPSPRAAEMRMQNVSTLFKWVSQMLVGSELDDAMTLPEVVIRLTLRDMMERGEEEDDGEQVQLMTLHSSKGLEFPYVFMVGMEEGLLPHQSSIDEDNIDEERRLTYVGITRAQQALTFTLCRERRQYGELLRPEPSRFLLELPQQDLDWEHNRKPPSETERMEKGQAAIADIRAMFNK, from the coding sequence ATGAAGTTAAATCCAGCCCAAGACCAAGCGGTGCATTTTATTAGCGGGCCTTGTCTGGTATTGGCGGGCGCCGGCAGTGGTAAAACGCGGGTGATCACCAATAAAATCGCCTATCTGGTGCGAAAATGTGACTATAAAGCGCGCAATATCGCCGCCGTCACCTTTACCAATAAAGCGGCCCGTGAGATGAAGGAGCGGGTACTGCAAACCTTAACTAAAGCTGAAGCGCGCGGACTAATGGTCTCGACGTTTCATAGTCTGGGTTTAGATATTATTCGCCGTGAGCATAAGACGCTGAGCTTAAAAGCCGGCTTCTCGCTGTTTGACGATCAAGATCAGTTGGCACTATTAAAGGATTTAACCGATCAAGAGTTAGAGGGTGATAAAGAGTCGCTTAGTCGCCTAGTGAGTACTATTTCTAATTGGAAAAACGATTTGGTGTTGCCGGCTCGCGCGGCACGCATTGCACGAGATCCCGAACAGGTGTTATTTGCCCAAATGTATGAGCGCTACCAGCGCCAGATGAAAGCTTATAACGCATTAGATTTTGACGATCTTATTTTGATGCCCACCTTATTGTTAAAAACCAATGAGCAAGTCCGCCAATTTTGGCAGAATAAAATCCGCTATCTGCTAGTCGATGAATATCAAGATACCAATGCCAGCCAATACGAATTAGTAAAGTTAATAGCCGGTGAGCGCGCGCGCTTTACTGTAGTGGGTGATGATGATCAGTCCATTTATTCGTGGCGCGGTGCACGACCGCAAAACTTGGTGTTACTCAAAGAGGATTATCCCCAGCTCAAGGTGATCATGCTAGAGCAAAATTATCGCTCTCGTGGCCAGATTTTGCAGTGCGCTAATATCTTGATTGCCAATAACCCCCATGTCTTTGAAAAAAAGCTATTTTCTGAGATGAAATATGCGGCGCCGGTGCGAGTGCTATTTGCTAAAAATGAAGACCATGAGGCAGAGCGAGTGGTAGCCGAGATCATGGGGCATAAGTTTATGAATGGTGCTAAATTTGGCGAGTACGCGATTTTGTATCGCGGTAATCACCAGTCGCGGTTATTAGAAAAACAGTTAATGACTAACCGTATTCCTTACAAGATAAGTGGAGGTACTTCATTTTTCTCGCGCAGTGAAATCAAAGATATCATGGCGTACTTGCGCTTATTAGTGAATCCAGATGATGACAATGCCTTCTTACGAGTAGTGAATACGCCGCGTCGAGAAATTGGCCCCACTACGCTCGAAAAACTAGGTAACTACGCGAATCAGCGCGGAAAAAGCTTATTTGCCGCCAGCTTCGAACTGGGCCTTGAGCAAACTTTAGAAGGGCGCGGCTTAATGGCATTGCGCGGCTTTACTCAATGGTTGGTACGCCGCGGTGAGCAAGCCGAGCGGGGTGCGGCTCAAGATGCGGTGCGCGATATGATTAAAGATATTCACTATGAACAGTGGTTATACGAAAGCTCGCCAAGCCCTCGCGCCGCTGAAATGCGTATGCAAAACGTCTCTACCTTATTTAAATGGGTGAGCCAGATGTTAGTGGGCTCTGAGTTGGATGATGCCATGACCTTGCCCGAGGTGGTGATCCGCTTAACGCTGCGCGACATGATGGAGCGCGGCGAAGAAGAAGATGATGGCGAGCAAGTACAACTAATGACACTGCATTCCTCTAAGGGGTTGGAGTTTCCCTATGTATTTATGGTGGGCATGGAAGAGGGCTTATTACCCCACCAAAGCAGCATAGATGAAGACAACATTGACGAAGAGCGTCGTCTTACTTATGTGGGTATTACCCGTGCGCAACAAGCACTTACCTTTACCTTGTGCCGGGAGCGGCGCCAATATGGTGAGCTGTTACGCCCTGAGCCCAGTCGTTTCTTGCTTGAATTACCCCAGCAAGACTTAGACTGGGAGCATAATCGCAAGCCACCCAGTGAAACTGAGCGTATGGAAAAAGGGCAAGCGGCCATTGCCGATATCCGCGCCATGTTTAATAAATGA
- a CDS encoding aminotransferase class V-fold PLP-dependent enzyme, translated as MTLDINRLRLDFPILAQKVNDQPLVYLDNAATTQKPQVVLDALAHYYHSQNANVHRAAHALSSEATHAFENARAKVATFINAPDTAQIIWTRGATEAINLVAYSFGMQHLTAGDEIVLSTIEHHANIVPWQQVAAATGASIKVIPLEANAELDMAAAADLFSPRTKLLAVSHVSNALGIINPIEQLIAMAKAVGAVTLLDGAQAVGHFSVDVQALDCDFYVFSGHKMFGPTGIGVLYGKRELLEKMPPWQTGGEMIKKVSFEKTTFGALPFKFEAGTPNIAGAIGLGAAVDYLMSLDRHAIAKHEQALLAQLLTGLNAMPKVHIMGRPQVGAVSFVIDDVHPQDVATLLDMQGIAVRTGHHCAMPLMQALELPNGTLRASLAFYNNADDIAALLAGLAKAEEFF; from the coding sequence ATGACTCTCGATATAAACCGCCTTAGACTCGACTTTCCTATTCTGGCCCAAAAGGTTAATGACCAGCCCTTGGTGTATTTAGATAACGCCGCCACCACTCAAAAACCACAAGTGGTGTTGGATGCGCTGGCTCATTATTACCACAGTCAAAATGCCAATGTGCATCGCGCTGCTCATGCGCTAAGTAGCGAGGCCACTCACGCCTTTGAAAACGCCCGTGCCAAGGTAGCGACTTTTATTAATGCGCCCGATACCGCCCAAATTATTTGGACCCGCGGCGCCACCGAGGCCATTAATCTAGTGGCTTACAGTTTTGGTATGCAGCACTTAACCGCCGGGGATGAGATTGTACTATCGACTATAGAGCACCACGCCAATATAGTGCCCTGGCAGCAAGTAGCCGCCGCCACTGGCGCCAGCATTAAGGTGATACCACTGGAGGCCAATGCCGAGTTAGATATGGCGGCGGCCGCCGATTTATTTTCACCGCGCACTAAATTATTGGCGGTGAGTCATGTCTCTAATGCGCTGGGTATCATTAATCCTATTGAACAATTAATCGCCATGGCCAAAGCCGTGGGCGCAGTGACCCTGCTTGATGGCGCGCAGGCGGTGGGTCATTTCTCGGTGGATGTACAGGCGCTCGATTGCGACTTTTATGTGTTTTCTGGGCACAAGATGTTTGGCCCTACCGGCATCGGTGTCTTATATGGCAAACGGGAATTATTGGAAAAAATGCCGCCTTGGCAAACCGGCGGCGAGATGATTAAAAAAGTGAGCTTTGAAAAAACTACGTTTGGCGCGCTGCCCTTTAAGTTTGAGGCGGGCACGCCCAATATTGCCGGTGCCATCGGCTTGGGAGCGGCGGTAGATTATTTAATGAGTTTGGATCGCCACGCCATCGCTAAGCATGAACAGGCGTTACTGGCGCAACTACTCACTGGCTTAAATGCTATGCCAAAAGTGCATATTATGGGTCGCCCTCAAGTCGGCGCCGTGTCTTTTGTCATTGATGATGTGCATCCCCAAGACGTAGCCACCTTGTTGGATATGCAAGGCATAGCGGTGCGCACCGGTCATCACTGCGCCATGCCCTTAATGCAAGCTTTGGAGTTGCCAAACGGTACTCTTCGCGCCTCACTGGCTTTTTATAATAACGCCGACGATATTGCCGCCTTGCTGGCGGGACTTGCTAAAGCAGAGGAGTTTTTCTAA
- the ilvY gene encoding HTH-type transcriptional activator IlvY gives MDFRHLELFVHLSQSLHFGHTADALAVSPSTLSRAIQRLEQEVSCELFTRDNRTVTLTDAGLRLQQFAQGWLNDWQLLKQELKHGDESLQGRLRVYCSVTASYFLLPGILERFRSRYPRLEIRLETGDPALAIDKILDDETELAIAARPDALPAKVHFINLQTVPMVFIAPTTSGPVSDLLEQKPLDWQRLPVILSEQGVARKRANQWFKSKGISPNIYAEVAGNEAIIGMVALGFGIGVVPRVVIDHSPMGDKVRVLSASPALKSIEVGVCLLKKRLDDPLIQAFQQTALEPV, from the coding sequence GTGGATTTTCGTCATCTGGAATTATTTGTGCACTTAAGCCAGAGTTTGCACTTTGGCCATACCGCCGATGCGCTGGCAGTGAGCCCCTCAACCCTAAGTCGCGCCATTCAGCGACTTGAACAAGAGGTGAGTTGTGAGCTATTTACTCGCGATAACCGCACCGTAACACTCACCGATGCTGGCCTGCGCTTGCAGCAATTTGCACAAGGCTGGCTCAATGATTGGCAACTGCTTAAACAAGAGCTAAAACATGGCGATGAAAGTTTACAAGGGCGCTTGCGCGTCTATTGCTCGGTCACGGCCAGCTATTTCTTATTACCCGGTATCTTAGAGCGTTTTCGCAGCCGCTACCCTCGCCTTGAAATTCGCTTAGAAACCGGCGATCCGGCGCTCGCCATTGATAAAATATTGGATGATGAAACCGAGCTCGCCATCGCCGCCCGCCCTGATGCGCTGCCTGCTAAAGTGCACTTTATTAATCTACAAACGGTGCCTATGGTGTTTATTGCCCCCACCACATCAGGCCCAGTCAGTGACTTACTGGAACAAAAGCCTTTGGATTGGCAACGTTTACCGGTGATTTTATCGGAGCAAGGGGTAGCCAGAAAACGGGCTAATCAATGGTTTAAGAGCAAAGGCATTAGCCCTAATATTTATGCAGAAGTGGCCGGTAATGAGGCTATTATTGGCATGGTGGCACTGGGTTTTGGGATTGGCGTGGTGCCGCGCGTGGTGATTGATCACAGCCCCATGGGCGATAAGGTACGAGTGTTATCGGCCAGCCCTGCATTGAAGTCCATTGAAGTGGGGGTGTGTTTATTGAAGAAGCGTCTTGACGACCCGCTTATTCAAGCCTTCCAACAAACGGCGTTAGAACCGGTTTAG
- the ilvC gene encoding ketol-acid reductoisomerase, with the protein MANNYFNTLTLREQLEQLGKCRFMKRSEFADGCDFLKGKKVVIVGCGAQGLNQGLNMRDSGLDVAYALRDEAIAEKRQSYKQATENGFKVGTYKELIPTADLVMNLTPDKQHTSAVNAVMPLMKEGAALGYSHGFNIVEEGMQIRKDITVVMVAPKCPGTEVREEYKRGFGVPTLIAVHPENDAKGEGLAIAKAWASATGGDRAGVLESSFVAEVKSDLMGEQTILCGMLQAGAILAHEKMLADGIDAGYAGKLIQFGWETITEALKQGGITNMMDRLSNPAKIKAFDMAEELKDLMRPLFNKHMDDIIQGNFSAGMMADWANDDKDLLTWREETADTSFEQYPATDVAIDEQEYFDHGILLVAMVKAGVELAFEAMVASGIIDESAYYESLHELPLIANTVARKRLYEMNVVISDTAEYGNYLFANAAVPLLREKFMPSVKTNVIGKSFDVKSNSVDNRRLIEVNEAIRNHPVEIIGKTLRSYMTDMQNIAVGG; encoded by the coding sequence ATGGCTAATAATTACTTTAATACTTTGACTCTGCGCGAGCAGCTTGAGCAGTTGGGCAAGTGCCGCTTTATGAAGCGTAGCGAATTTGCTGATGGCTGTGACTTTTTGAAAGGTAAAAAAGTCGTGATCGTCGGTTGTGGCGCACAAGGCCTAAACCAAGGCTTAAACATGCGTGACTCAGGTCTTGACGTAGCTTATGCATTACGTGACGAAGCCATTGCTGAAAAGCGCCAGTCTTACAAGCAAGCCACCGAAAACGGCTTTAAAGTCGGCACTTACAAAGAGCTGATCCCAACCGCCGACTTAGTGATGAACCTAACTCCTGACAAGCAGCACACCTCTGCTGTTAACGCCGTTATGCCGTTAATGAAAGAAGGCGCCGCACTGGGTTACTCACATGGCTTCAACATCGTTGAAGAAGGCATGCAGATCCGTAAAGACATTACCGTGGTTATGGTTGCACCTAAGTGCCCAGGTACTGAAGTACGTGAAGAATATAAGCGTGGCTTTGGCGTTCCAACTCTAATTGCGGTACACCCAGAAAACGACGCTAAAGGCGAAGGTCTGGCTATCGCTAAAGCTTGGGCTTCTGCCACTGGCGGCGACCGTGCCGGCGTATTAGAGTCTTCTTTTGTAGCCGAAGTTAAGTCTGACTTAATGGGCGAGCAAACCATTCTGTGTGGTATGCTGCAAGCGGGCGCCATCTTGGCCCACGAAAAAATGCTGGCCGACGGTATCGACGCCGGTTATGCAGGCAAGCTTATCCAATTTGGTTGGGAAACCATCACCGAAGCGCTCAAGCAAGGCGGCATCACAAATATGATGGACCGTTTGTCTAACCCAGCTAAGATCAAAGCCTTCGACATGGCGGAAGAGCTGAAAGACTTGATGCGTCCCCTGTTCAACAAGCACATGGATGACATCATCCAAGGCAACTTCTCTGCCGGTATGATGGCTGACTGGGCCAATGACGATAAAGACCTGCTGACTTGGCGTGAAGAAACTGCCGACACTAGCTTCGAGCAGTATCCAGCAACAGATGTTGCCATCGACGAGCAAGAATACTTTGACCACGGCATCTTGTTAGTAGCCATGGTTAAAGCCGGCGTAGAATTGGCGTTTGAAGCTATGGTTGCCTCCGGCATCATCGATGAGTCTGCTTACTACGAGTCTTTGCATGAGCTGCCACTGATTGCTAATACCGTTGCCCGTAAGCGTTTGTACGAAATGAACGTAGTTATCTCTGATACTGCAGAGTACGGTAACTACTTGTTTGCTAACGCTGCTGTGCCTTTGTTGCGTGAGAAGTTTATGCCAAGCGTTAAGACTAACGTCATCGGTAAGAGCTTCGACGTTAAGTCTAACTCGGTAGATAACCGTCGCTTAATTGAAGTGAACGAAGCGATTCGTAATCACCCAGTTGAGATTATCGGTAAGACCTTGCGTTCTTACATGACCGACATGCAAAACATCGCCGTTGGTGGTTAA
- a CDS encoding SufE family protein: MPPFGYTITDTDIRHLFANARSWEARYKELIKLAKQLPPLADADKIEANVIHGCESQAWLVSKVDAQGCWQLHCDSDARIIKGLMAVVLAALNNHTAEQIQAFDMEAYFADLQLLNHLSPSRGNGLRAVVTAIKQSCTLPVNDKE, translated from the coding sequence ATGCCGCCATTTGGCTATACCATTACCGACACCGATATTCGCCACCTTTTTGCCAACGCTCGCAGCTGGGAAGCCCGCTATAAAGAACTGATTAAACTCGCCAAGCAACTACCACCCTTAGCTGATGCAGATAAGATAGAGGCTAACGTCATTCATGGCTGCGAAAGTCAAGCGTGGCTGGTAAGTAAAGTGGATGCTCAAGGATGTTGGCAACTGCATTGCGACTCAGATGCGCGTATCATTAAAGGCTTAATGGCGGTAGTGTTGGCGGCGTTAAATAATCACACCGCTGAGCAAATTCAAGCCTTCGACATGGAAGCCTACTTCGCCGATTTACAACTGCTCAATCATTTAAGCCCCTCCCGGGGCAATGGTTTAAGAGCAGTAGTCACCGCTATCAAACAAAGCTGTACGCTGCCCGTTAATGATAAGGAATAA
- the fre gene encoding NAD(P)H-flavin reductase codes for MQNVICNVEALTEMADTLWYVRLKPEMAVDFLPGQYLLVVMAEDDKRPFSIANTVTKDETLELHIGATPDNTYAVQVLKRMQDQGKIEVQLPAGKAHLRADSQHPVILMAGGTGFAYTRSILQQLLADGFKQPIFLYWGVRFAQHLYADEEMKAWADEHPQLTYIPVVQNADAQWQGRSGLVHEAIMDDFLSLHDYDVYVAGRFEMAGVAREAFKEKGVVAEQLFGDAFEFI; via the coding sequence ATGCAAAATGTAATATGTAATGTAGAAGCCTTAACGGAGATGGCCGATACCTTATGGTATGTGCGCTTAAAGCCAGAAATGGCCGTGGATTTTCTGCCAGGCCAATATCTATTAGTAGTGATGGCTGAAGACGATAAACGTCCGTTTTCCATTGCTAATACCGTCACTAAAGACGAGACTTTAGAGCTGCACATTGGTGCTACACCGGATAATACTTATGCGGTGCAAGTACTAAAGCGTATGCAAGACCAAGGTAAAATTGAAGTACAGTTACCTGCAGGTAAAGCACATTTACGCGCCGACTCTCAGCATCCGGTGATTTTAATGGCCGGTGGGACAGGCTTTGCTTATACGCGCTCTATCTTACAACAGCTCTTAGCCGATGGTTTCAAACAACCGATATTCTTATATTGGGGCGTACGTTTTGCTCAGCATCTTTATGCCGATGAAGAGATGAAGGCTTGGGCCGATGAGCATCCACAGCTCACCTATATTCCGGTGGTCCAAAACGCTGATGCCCAGTGGCAAGGTCGCAGCGGTTTAGTGCATGAAGCCATTATGGACGACTTCTTAAGCCTGCATGATTACGATGTGTACGTGGCGGGGCGCTTTGAGATGGCGGGTGTAGCGCGTGAAGCCTTTAAAGAGAAAGGAGTCGTCGCTGAACAATTATTTGGTGATGCTTTTGAATTTATTTAA
- the tcdA gene encoding tRNA cyclic N6-threonylcarbamoyladenosine(37) synthase TcdA: MSFEQRFGGIARLYGNDALSTFSQSHVCVLGIGGVGSWAAEALARSGIGAITLLDMDDICITNTNRQIHALANQIGQEKTQAMAERIKLINPDCKVTVIDDFISADNQAEYLLTNFDYVVDAIDSVKAKVALIAFCKRNKIPVITAGGAGGQTDPSQIMIRDLSKTIQDPLAAKVRNELRRFHNFSTNPKRKFGVDCVFSTEQPKYPDGDGGICNAKPQLDGTMKMDCASGFGAITHITATFGFFMVSRVLSKLAAKS; this comes from the coding sequence ATGAGTTTTGAGCAGCGTTTTGGTGGTATTGCCCGCCTGTATGGCAATGATGCCTTAAGCACCTTTAGTCAATCACATGTTTGTGTGCTGGGCATCGGTGGCGTGGGCTCGTGGGCGGCAGAAGCGCTGGCGCGCTCTGGTATCGGTGCCATCACGCTTTTAGATATGGATGATATCTGTATCACCAATACTAATCGCCAAATTCATGCGCTCGCTAATCAAATTGGCCAAGAAAAAACCCAAGCTATGGCCGAGCGCATTAAGCTGATCAATCCCGACTGTAAAGTGACCGTGATTGATGATTTTATTAGTGCTGATAACCAAGCAGAATATTTACTAACGAATTTTGATTATGTAGTGGATGCCATCGACTCGGTGAAAGCCAAGGTAGCCTTGATCGCTTTTTGTAAGCGCAACAAGATCCCAGTGATCACCGCCGGTGGCGCCGGCGGACAAACGGATCCTAGTCAGATCATGATCCGCGATCTGAGCAAAACCATTCAAGATCCATTGGCGGCTAAAGTGCGTAACGAGCTACGCCGTTTTCATAATTTCAGCACTAACCCTAAACGAAAATTTGGTGTGGATTGTGTCTTTTCTACCGAGCAGCCTAAATATCCAGATGGGGATGGCGGTATTTGTAATGCTAAGCCGCAATTGGATGGCACCATGAAGATGGACTGCGCCTCGGGCTTTGGTGCCATCACCCATATCACCGCCACCTTTGGTTTCTTTATGGTCAGCAGAGTGCTATCCAAACTGGCAGCTAAGAGTTAA
- the ubiK gene encoding ubiquinone biosynthesis accessory factor UbiK, which translates to MLDPKKLEEIARQIQNNLPSGIKNMGEEAEKRIRTVLQAQLGKLDMVTREEFDVQTNVLLRTREKLNTLEEKLSVLEQQLTANSAPLKLDDEQSN; encoded by the coding sequence ATGTTAGACCCTAAAAAATTAGAAGAGATAGCGCGCCAAATTCAAAATAACCTACCTAGTGGCATTAAGAATATGGGCGAAGAAGCAGAAAAGCGTATTCGTACTGTGTTGCAAGCACAGCTGGGTAAGTTGGATATGGTCACGCGTGAAGAATTTGATGTGCAGACCAATGTTTTACTGCGCACTCGCGAAAAGCTTAATACGCTAGAAGAAAAGCTCAGCGTACTTGAGCAACAGCTAACTGCTAATTCCGCTCCTCTTAAGCTTGACGATGAGCAGTCAAACTAA
- the ubiD gene encoding 4-hydroxy-3-polyprenylbenzoate decarboxylase: MKYKDLRDFITQLEAQGELKRIQHEIDPYLEMTEICDRTLKAGGPALLFENPKGFTMPVLGNLFGTPKRVAMGMGQTDVSALREVGRWLSYLKEPEPPKGLRELMDKLPIFKQVLNMPTKRLKKAPCQEVILEGDQVDLTQLPIQHCWPGDAAPLVTWGLTITRGPYKKRQNLGIYRQQLLSKNKLIMRWLSHRGGALDFKEWQEANPGQPYPVAVALGADPATILGAVTPVPDTLSEYAFAGLLRGSRTEVVKCIGSDLEVPASAEIVLEGYLYPGEMAPEGPYGDHTGYYNEVDEFPVFTVERITRRQDAIYHSTYTGRPPDEPAILGVALNEVFVPILQKQFPEIVDFYLPPEGCSYRMAVVTIKKRYPGHAKSVMLGVWSYLRQFMYTKFVIVCDDDINARDWNDVIWAITTRMDPARDTTLIEHTPIDYLDFASPVSGLGSKMGMDATNKWPGETDREWGVPIIMPDSVKEKVDGLWDQLGIFDSNIK; encoded by the coding sequence ATGAAATATAAGGACTTGCGCGACTTTATTACGCAACTCGAAGCTCAGGGCGAACTCAAGCGTATCCAGCATGAAATCGATCCCTATCTGGAAATGACGGAAATTTGTGACCGTACGCTAAAAGCGGGCGGCCCGGCGCTATTATTTGAAAACCCAAAAGGCTTTACGATGCCGGTGTTAGGCAACTTGTTTGGCACGCCTAAACGAGTGGCCATGGGCATGGGGCAAACCGATGTGAGCGCACTGCGAGAAGTGGGCCGCTGGTTATCTTATTTAAAAGAGCCAGAGCCGCCTAAAGGCTTAAGAGAGCTGATGGATAAGCTGCCTATTTTTAAGCAAGTGCTGAATATGCCCACGAAGCGGCTTAAGAAAGCGCCTTGCCAAGAAGTGATCCTGGAAGGCGATCAGGTGGATCTTACCCAGTTACCTATCCAGCACTGTTGGCCAGGAGATGCGGCACCCCTAGTGACATGGGGGCTAACTATTACTCGTGGTCCTTATAAAAAGCGGCAAAATTTGGGCATTTATCGCCAACAATTGTTAAGCAAAAATAAGCTGATTATGCGTTGGCTTAGCCACAGAGGCGGCGCGCTGGACTTTAAAGAATGGCAAGAAGCTAATCCCGGCCAACCTTATCCGGTGGCGGTGGCCTTAGGTGCGGATCCTGCGACTATTCTAGGCGCTGTCACCCCTGTACCCGATACTTTGTCGGAATATGCTTTTGCGGGCTTGTTACGCGGTAGTCGTACTGAAGTCGTTAAGTGTATTGGTAGTGATTTGGAAGTGCCGGCCAGTGCCGAAATTGTGCTTGAGGGTTATCTTTATCCGGGCGAGATGGCGCCAGAAGGCCCTTATGGTGATCACACCGGTTATTACAACGAAGTGGATGAGTTTCCGGTATTTACTGTCGAGCGTATTACCCGTCGCCAAGACGCCATTTACCATTCTACTTATACTGGACGCCCGCCCGATGAGCCGGCGATTTTGGGCGTGGCGCTCAATGAGGTGTTTGTCCCGATTTTACAAAAACAGTTTCCCGAAATCGTCGACTTTTATTTACCGCCCGAAGGCTGCTCCTATCGCATGGCAGTCGTCACCATTAAAAAGCGCTATCCGGGTCATGCCAAAAGTGTCATGCTCGGTGTATGGTCGTATTTACGCCAATTTATGTACACTAAGTTTGTTATCGTCTGTGATGATGATATTAATGCCAGAGATTGGAACGATGTGATTTGGGCCATCACTACCCGCATGGATCCCGCGCGCGATACCACCTTGATTGAACACACTCCTATCGATTATTTAGACTTTGCTTCTCCTGTCTCAGGCCTAGGCTCTAAGATGGGCATGGACGCCACCAATAAATGGCCAGGTGAAACCGACAGAGAGTGGGGGGTGCCAATTATTATGCCTGACAGCGTAAAAGAAAAAGTAGACGGCTTATGGGATCAACTGGGGATTTTCGATTCCAACATCAAATAA
- the rho gene encoding transcription termination factor Rho encodes MNLTELKNTPVPELVKLGETMGLENLARLRKQDIIFAILKAHAKGGADIFGDGVLEILQDGFGFLRSADSSYLAGPDDIYVSPSQIRRFNLRTGDTIAGKIRPPKDGERYFALLKINEVNYDRPENARNKILFENLTPLHANERMRMERGNGSTEDITARVLDLASPIGKGQRGLIVAPPKAGKTMLLQNIAQSITYNHPECVLIVLLIDERPEEVTEMQRMVKGEVIASTFDEPAQRHVQVADMVIEKAKRLVEHKKDVVILLDSITRLARAYNTVIPSSGKVLTGGVDANALHRPKRFFGAARNVEEGGSLTIIATALVETGSKMDDVIYEEFKGTGNMELHLSRKIAEKRVYPAIDITRSGTRREELLTTPDELQKMWILRKIVHPMGESDAVEFLIDKLAMTKTNDEFFDAMKRQQK; translated from the coding sequence ATGAATCTGACTGAACTCAAGAATACCCCCGTCCCTGAGCTAGTAAAGCTTGGTGAGACCATGGGCTTGGAAAACCTCGCCCGTTTACGTAAACAAGATATTATCTTCGCTATTCTGAAGGCGCATGCCAAAGGCGGCGCGGATATCTTTGGCGATGGCGTACTGGAAATATTGCAAGATGGCTTTGGCTTCTTACGCAGTGCCGACTCTTCTTATTTGGCCGGACCCGACGATATCTACGTCTCGCCCAGTCAGATTCGCCGTTTCAACTTGCGTACCGGTGATACCATAGCCGGCAAAATTCGCCCACCTAAAGACGGTGAGCGTTATTTTGCACTGCTAAAAATCAATGAAGTTAACTACGACCGTCCTGAAAACGCGCGTAATAAAATTTTATTTGAGAACTTAACGCCACTGCATGCTAACGAGCGCATGAGAATGGAGCGCGGTAATGGCTCAACCGAAGATATTACCGCTCGAGTTCTAGACTTGGCTTCACCGATTGGTAAAGGCCAGCGTGGCTTAATTGTCGCGCCACCTAAAGCCGGTAAAACCATGTTGCTGCAAAATATTGCGCAGAGCATTACCTACAATCATCCTGAGTGTGTACTTATTGTATTACTCATTGATGAGCGCCCCGAAGAAGTGACCGAGATGCAGCGCATGGTAAAAGGAGAAGTGATTGCTTCTACTTTTGACGAGCCTGCACAGCGCCACGTACAAGTGGCGGATATGGTGATCGAAAAAGCCAAGCGCTTAGTTGAGCACAAAAAAGACGTGGTGATCTTGCTCGACTCTATTACCCGTTTGGCGCGCGCTTATAACACCGTCATCCCCTCATCCGGTAAGGTGTTAACTGGGGGTGTTGATGCTAACGCACTGCATCGTCCTAAGCGCTTCTTTGGTGCAGCGCGTAATGTAGAAGAGGGCGGCAGTCTCACTATTATTGCTACTGCACTGGTTGAAACTGGCTCTAAGATGGATGATGTTATCTACGAAGAGTTTAAAGGCACCGGTAACATGGAGCTGCATCTGTCGCGTAAGATTGCCGAAAAGCGGGTGTATCCTGCTATCGACATTACTCGCTCAGGTACGCGCCGCGAAGAACTACTGACCACCCCAGATGAGCTGCAAAAAATGTGGATCTTGCGCAAAATTGTGCATCCTATGGGTGAAAGTGACGCGGTTGAGTTCTTAATCGATAAGTTGGCCATGACCAAAACTAACGATGAATTTTTTGATGCCATGAAACGTCAGCAAAAATAA